In the Deltaproteobacteria bacterium genome, ACCGTAATTCCATCTGTCTTGCTGAGTTCGACGCGACACACAAACGCATTAGCCATAGTCTTGGAATCCCGATGGAAGTTAAAAACCGATTACTGATACTGATTCGTAGCAAAAGAGTGGCTAAGGGTCCATTTAACGGCCTTAAAGAAAAATTCAGCATTAAATGGCGCAAATTTTTAAGATCAATAAACCTTGGACTATAAACAAGTACTGATTATGACTGAAGAGAGCTTTTTTTATAAAACCAGGCTAACTGCCGTGGCGTTTTGCACAATATCAGTGCTTTGCGGTTCTGCGTCGGCAAGCAATAGTCCTGACTTGATTCAGCAAATACTGAACCCCAAGGAATCTGAGCTCAAAATCGAAACAGCGGAAGACAAAGGTCCGCTGAGTATCGAAGAAATCATCAATCCGCCCATTTTCTCGGCATCCAACACCCGAGAGAATGCGCTCACTGCACCAGCCTGGGTTATCATCATTACCGGCGAAGAGATGCGAGAGCGCGGTTATATTGAGCTTTCTCAAATCTTCGATGACTTACCTGGAATTGATGTCTCGCGGCCATTCGGAGCCACTTGGTTTCGCCCCTATTGGCGAGGGCGACGCAGCGGCTCCTGGGGCGATAACTTTTTATTCATGATCGACAACATCCCGTGGCACGACCATATTTACGACAATGCACGGATGATGGTTCCCATATCCTATATTGACCGAGTCGAAATTGTTTACGGGCCAGGGTCCTTGATTCACGGTAGCAATGCCATGATGGGCTCGATCAACGTGGTCACCAAGGGTGAGAGCAAGCAGCTTGGAACACAATTCGCGGTTGTCAGCGGTATTCATGCCCCGCAGTCTATGATCGACCAGGCCAATAAAATCCGTTACCTCACCGACTTTAGCATTCTTCATAAAAGTGATGATTTTAGGTTGAGCGTCACGGGACGACTCGAGCAAGGACACGTCGATGAAGTCATTGGAGACTTCAGCGAGTACGAATACGGTTCCACTCGGTCTGAGCACTATGGTGACAAGGACCTCTGGGGACCTACTCTAATCGAGAAGTACCCAAACCTTAGCGGTGAGTTTCGCTCTCCCTTTCGAGATATGAGCCTTGATATTCGGCTGATGACAGATGAGGCCGAAGTTGGTTTCCAATACTTTGACTTCAAGCGAGGCACCGGTTCGCAGTATGCGGCCGACCGCTTCCAAAACCAGTCTATTTGGCACGATACCTTCTATGGGGCACATGTACGCTACACCAAAACCTTCGACCGACTTCAGTCACAATTCCTCGCACGGTTTCGAGCAAGCGTTTGGCCGGAAGATAATACACTGCTGCTCTTGAGTGGAAATCCAGTCACAAACACCAGCCCCGGCACCGTCAAGCTCAACCATTATGAGGCCTCCAATCACGGCATCGAAATCAATGAGTTTCTAAAGTACCAGATTCCAAAAGTCTTCGGGAATGACGAGCTGACTCTCATTGGCGGAGTCAATTACGCTTACAACGAAGTGGTGCAAGGCTGGACATCGTATACCGGTATTTTTCAAGACACTGACGCTGGAACCAATAACCCAGAGGCTGGAACCCTGGAAACCGAGAGTGGACAAGTTGGTGTGGATGAACTCCCTCCTGCCAACAAGCTGGGTCTACACCGTATTGCGGGCTACCTGATGGCCAAATACACTTTCTTAGATGACCATCATCTCGACCTCGGAATCAGAGAGACCTTTACCCGGAACAATTTCTATACGTCTTTTAGAACTGCTTATGTACTCTCATTTTGGGATCGCTTCACCTTTAAAGCAATGCTCGGCCGCGCCTTTAAAATACCATCGCAGCGACAAACTTATGGCTTTAATACGGCGTCTCTCAATCAAGAGGATACCGAAATACGGGTTGAAACATCGACCACTTATGAGCTGAGCTTGAACTACAATTCGGACAATATAAATATTCAGCTAAGCCCCTACTTTGTAGAAAACAAGAACATTTACTCCATAGATTTTGCGAACAAATCTACTGATTTTTACGCCGCTGAAATCCTAGGGGTGGATCTGGCTGCGATTGCATCCATACCGGTTCCCCAAATGAAGCAATTGAAACTCTGGACCTATGTGACTTGGTACCCTCTAACCCGCCGAGCACCTTACTCCAGCGCATGCAATGAGAAGAGCCGAGCCGATTACATCTCAAACGGCGTGATGGGTCACAACTTAACGAATCGTGAATGCTGGATTGGTGATATCGCGAACCTACAAATCAAAGGCGGAATTACCGCCAAACCCATCAATCGTCTCGTGGTCACAGCCCTTGCTCGCTACGTCAACAAACGCGTCACTGTAAGTTCAAATTCAATTGCAAAAATAGACCCTTACGTCACATTGGACGCCAGCGTGATGGTCAAAAACATTGGTCTTCACGGCCTGAATATGAGCTTAACCGTAACCAACCTCACGGATGCCCGTTATTTTCACCCAGGTATCGGTGCGGCAAACTCTGGAGACATTGAAGGTCTCTTCGAAGCCGGTGCCGACAAAGGCAGCGCCGGCGGTCTAAACTCGCTTTTACCGCAACCAGGACGCGCCTTTCAGTTGCTCATCTCCACAGAATTAGACTAAACGGTTGATTCAACCCGCCAAAGCTTATGGCTTCGGCTGAGAAGATGGCCGATACGATGTTGCCAGATACCACCGAAAAATTAAGTCAGCTGCTCGGTGTTGAATCGAACGAACGCAAACTTGTTAGCCGAGTCTTTATTCAAGCCTTACTCATCGGTCTTCAAAACTTATTCACGCGAACTGCTGTGTTTGCGATATTTCTAGAAACTCTCTCCGCATCAGAGCTGCCAACTATCTACATCGTCGCAGGCTTGATTCTTCCTATCTTCGGAACAACCTTTTCACGTTACGCCAAAACACACAGCTCCCTCAAAGCTTACCGGCTCTCACTTGCCCTCACGATTTGTATGCTGGTGGGCATGCGTTTTTCTTTAGACGTTTTAGAAAGCAGCTATCTAAGCATCGTAGCGCTCCCCATTTTTTACCTCATTACATTCAGACTGCTCTCCATGTCTCTTTGGGGTACCGCCAACGCTGTCTTTACGTTAAGGCAGAGTAAACGACTTTATGGCTTGATCACGGCCGGCGATAAATTCACGACTCTCATTGCAGGCCTTTTGGTTCCAAGCCTACTGCCCATCATCGGTACCGAAAACTTACTTTTTCTATCCATCGTCACGATGATTTCAGCCTTCTTCAATCAGTCTCAAATTTTGAAGGCGGGGAGCATTCAAGAAGAAGAAGAGGAAGAAAAAAGAGCGGAACAAGCCGCCGTCTCGGCTGGGTTATCTGAAGACGAAGAGTCTACCTATAAACGCTACATGAAGCTTGTTCTCGCACTTCAAGCCGCCATATCTGCTCTCTACTTTTCAATCGACAATGCTTTTCTAACTGAAGTTCACAGCAACTTTCTCACGGCCGAGGCATTGGCAAGCTTTCTAAGCTATACATCCGCCGCCACCGCTCTTGGCTCCATTATTCTGGGCGCAATCAGTGCTCGAACCATTGTTGAGCGGTTCGGAACCATTAGCATGCTCCAGATCACACCCATCGTGGTCGTGGTACTGGCAATCCTAGGCGCAAGCACCGCAGCTTTGCTCCCAGCTACCATTTGGATTTTGGCCATTTTGACTGTGATGCGAGTTGCCGAACGGTGCCTTACGCCCACTGTATTCAATCCAAGCTTTCATTCCCTCTTTCACCCGTTGCCTAAAGAGCTGGGATCAAAAGCCCACAACTATTCCATCACCATTGCCGGGCCGCTTGCTGGAGCCGGAGTGGGTCTTTTGCTGCTTGCGCTCAAGAGCATCACCACTCCAACCACCGCACTCTTTTGTACGTTGATTTTTGTCTCCGGCATCACAATGATTGTCATCTGCCGCCAAACCGGTCTTCTCTACCCCAAGGTTCTTACCTTCGCGGTCGGCTCACGGCGGATGCACAATATTGAATTGGGTTTAAATGATAAGCACAGCCTGCAATTGCTCGAGGCAGGGCTTTCATCACAGCGGGCTGAAGAGGTTATCTACAGTTTAGATTTACTCCTCAAACTCAGGCCTGAACGCTTAAGACCTCTTTACCCAGAATTGCTCCAACACCCACAATCACTTGTTAGGCGTCATGCCATCGAGAGCATTGCCCAAGACCTTAAAGAAGAGTCCACGGACCAGCT is a window encoding:
- a CDS encoding TonB-dependent receptor, with the protein product MTEESFFYKTRLTAVAFCTISVLCGSASASNSPDLIQQILNPKESELKIETAEDKGPLSIEEIINPPIFSASNTRENALTAPAWVIIITGEEMRERGYIELSQIFDDLPGIDVSRPFGATWFRPYWRGRRSGSWGDNFLFMIDNIPWHDHIYDNARMMVPISYIDRVEIVYGPGSLIHGSNAMMGSINVVTKGESKQLGTQFAVVSGIHAPQSMIDQANKIRYLTDFSILHKSDDFRLSVTGRLEQGHVDEVIGDFSEYEYGSTRSEHYGDKDLWGPTLIEKYPNLSGEFRSPFRDMSLDIRLMTDEAEVGFQYFDFKRGTGSQYAADRFQNQSIWHDTFYGAHVRYTKTFDRLQSQFLARFRASVWPEDNTLLLLSGNPVTNTSPGTVKLNHYEASNHGIEINEFLKYQIPKVFGNDELTLIGGVNYAYNEVVQGWTSYTGIFQDTDAGTNNPEAGTLETESGQVGVDELPPANKLGLHRIAGYLMAKYTFLDDHHLDLGIRETFTRNNFYTSFRTAYVLSFWDRFTFKAMLGRAFKIPSQRQTYGFNTASLNQEDTEIRVETSTTYELSLNYNSDNINIQLSPYFVENKNIYSIDFANKSTDFYAAEILGVDLAAIASIPVPQMKQLKLWTYVTWYPLTRRAPYSSACNEKSRADYISNGVMGHNLTNRECWIGDIANLQIKGGITAKPINRLVVTALARYVNKRVTVSSNSIAKIDPYVTLDASVMVKNIGLHGLNMSLTVTNLTDARYFHPGIGAANSGDIEGLFEAGADKGSAGGLNSLLPQPGRAFQLLISTELD